The genomic stretch AGCATTTTCAGTATTTACTCATTTTGCGTGAAAATGCCCTTCAGAATTTTTCCACACGTTTAATAATGATCTGACCAAGCAAAAAATCTCTCTGATTATGCCTTAAAACATCTTCACATTTTTGTTGAATGCTGTTAGAATGGCTTGAATGTTACCTTTTATAAGCTTGCTGCTTTCTGGAGCTTACCTTCCAAGTGGTGTCAGAGAACAGgaaacgttacagcacagaaactggtccttcagcccacaatgtgggcACAAATACCAATTCCAAATATACCAAGTTACTTCTGCTTTCACATGATACCTATATCTCCATTCCCTGCAGATTCATATGTCAATCCAAAGCCCTGTTAAATACCACCTCATATCTTCTCTCACTACTACCCCTGGAAGTGGATCCAGGTGCCTGTATAAAAaaactgccccacacatctcctttaaatgttgccctctctctctcacctttgaTGTATGCCCTCTACTATTTGACATTTTGACCCTGgggagaaaagattctgactctctATCTGAATCatgcttcataattttataaacttccaaaAAGACCTCCCCTCAGCCACCAATTCTCCAGAGAAAATAGCCCAAGTGTGTCCAACCTCCCACCATAGTTCATACCAtcgaatccaggcagcatcctcgcAAATATCTTCAGTACCCTTTCCAAGCCCTCCACCTCCCGCCTGTAGTgggacaaccagaactgcacataatgctCCGTGCAGTCAAACCAAATTTTTATATAGTAGCCACATGACTTCATTGCTCTTTGACCCTGTCTGAGgcggagtcttaaaaaagcagcctctgtcctcaaagacccccaccacccaggccacgctctcttcactctgctaccatcaggaaaaaaggtacaggtgccaaAAGTCAAGACTCAAtaagccatttcatgtcaggcctccacctggaggccgaCTACAAGAGCAGATCTAAAActtaaacttacctttcagacagcagcccaaaaaggctgctccagcgttgCATTCATATCGAGAGGTGCCTCGTAGTGACCTCGGGAGCCAATGGAagcggggcgactggtgccgaagcgccacctgtcataaatacatcagcagagcaatggccatcttccctacctataatcccccatgcagctggaactcctCTGTGGTTCCCAGATTATGACTATGGAAGATAACCATTGCTATGCTATGTTTTGAGTCGCGGTGAGCGGCCCTGAAGACTGAAGTAGCCctgtgaggctgtcacagcccacatgGGTGCCCCCTGACAACCCCCACCGACTCCGATGCACCCAAAGGCTCTTGCTGCCCTGACAAGTCccactgccctgatggctcccacctgctgcccctgccttgatggggtcatggagggagaagggtgagtgGGAAGATGGGTTGCGGGccgatggcatcatcagcccacccctaaccagccgcttgcagtggttgtacattcaggtcaggcagtGGAGTGCAGCACTCCtccgattatccttccctgagaagggaTGGAATTGGTGCCTTGTAGCCAGCAGGGCAAAGGGcaaagaacctctgcctttacagacggtgttttccctgcttgaaagtgcctaatggcacaaggacagcttcttccctgctgccatcagattcctgaataatcaatgaaccagagacacggCCTCACTCTTCATGctctactattttaattttttcacagtaatgttgtaagatgaatgtttgctctgtgattccTCTTAAAAATGCTGAATTTTATGACAATAGATTTGGATTCTGGTTCTGTCACGACAGACCATCAAGTTCTAATCCACATCAATCCCATTTAACAGCATTTAGActggccattctcaatggggaccacAGCGCATTTAAGTGAAAGCccagttttcttttcacctcgcacaacgcaatttaaaaaaaatgttttttacgTAGTTGGAAGGAAAGAAGTCTGGAAGAAActaaaacctgactgcttcacaggataGGGagaccataaactttgagcagagtcaggggaggggtgggggggagaagctgAGAAAAAGTTGAGAGTGGCTGATTTAGACCAAGACTGTGTCTTGGTGATTCAAGTACTTTGACTTGATATTTTTGAATAATTGTGAGAATacagttgtagagctcgtcgaaagaaccaaagacttgttgatccaaaccaaggcttttattagcaaaagaccagagctcttcacaggtggccgaccagtccggaatgatccgacctggctagggacacaaccctttaaggcccacccagacaataggcgtggcttagctctcagccaatcgctgtaagcacagtctagatacagtaactatatacactatatacattggtgatagatctgtactatcacattcaccccttcttggagaattgaccctgggaaaaaaaaaaacaaaaacgagggagaatgaaaaggaaggggtaggtcaaggactgtagcggtcaggggatctgaccatccggcgtgaccgccgtggtgccgggattggggtcgctggagtggtgtcgccagcgggctcatcgggtgcgactgctccgtcgctcaattccccagtcgttttgtcggcagggtggcccgagtcattggggtgctgttggtccttctgttgcggcacggggcctggagcataaggagttggggggtttgctgggtctaccgcgtcctgagctaggtcctgcaccgaaacagtgtcctcccgcccgtctgggaactccacgtatgcgtaatgtgggttcgcgtggagtagagtcactcggtcgaccaaggggtcgttctttgagtgccggacgtggcgtcgcaaaaggacggggccagggacggtgagccatgccggtacagtggttcccgattcggatttcctctggaaaaggaacatcctttcgtggggggtggcatttgttgcagtacataggagggagcggatggagtgtaaggcactagtgagaacctcctgccagtgagaggtggggagacctttagaccggagagccagtgtaaccgctctccatatggtggcattctccctctcgacctggccattaccgcgtgggttatagctcgtggtccctcatccagcaatctacgcacctcactcctaatgaattgcctgttttcgtaactatattgccgacttttggtggccacaggcttccagccaggggtgaggtttgcgaagagtgctggcggggcaatccggagtgtggaaaggccgcaggattggccccggggcacgggggcgggttgctcgggtgcttcgggagtggggcgatggcagaccgagaggggggcgtggggtcccccaaagtgtagggacaccgtttggaactgacactggaagtctaatcccagcaacactggggcgcacaattggggaaggacgaataatttaaagtgggtgaccgtcacgccctgtacttccagcgtggcgatgcaatacccctttatcccagtcgagtgcgacctcgtcgctaatgagatcctctgggtagtggggataatgtcaagtccccaacggagggccacatctggctggataaaactgtcagttgacccagagtcaaataagcaattggtgtagtgtccatgcactttaatcagttccattgctctggtgaggggatgagagcattgctggtttaatgttattgaagcagttgacaggcgagttttgcgcgatgacgtcacgcaacggggtgacgtcacgcaacgggatgacgtagtcaacgctcgaggtgcaggttggagaacctcccggaagtgctgttgtggcgggtgaatggtaagtagtggggtttgtagttgctcgcgatcggcggtcgggccctggcggtcgtcagcgatggacgctagggtgagcacctggttggccgcgggggtggctgcggcggcggtagcgtcggccccgggggtgtccgtggcggcggcagcaacggctgtagcgtcggccccggaggtgtccgtggcggcggcagcagcgtcggccccgggggtgtccgtggcggcggcagcagcggcggtagcgtcggccccgggggtggctgtggcggcggcagcagcggcggtagtgtcaagtgttccgcacgggggcgagaggcaggccatcaccatggttgcgacggtgggttgccccttccgggttcggcgtctccgtgacgtcaggcgttgccgtgcaggggagccctcgctctcattggacgagagctctggggaagaagagtttgaatgggatagtggcggttgagcttcacacgaggcactgtgtttgctggcggccattttagacctacagactgcagcaaagtggccctttttaaggcacttctggcacctggcttttcttgctgggcactgggatctgctgtgcttgtccctcccgcagaaataacatttcgtgttcgcacggggcagggtagcagcagccgacaggccgtcaggggtagggtagaagggcactctactcacatcagaacgaggggtccagtccctagagagctcggtggactttaaagctgcatcctccattgtgattgcaatccgggccacgtcctctagtttttctaccccttgctcgagcaaacgcagcctcacttcgttcgaccggagcccggccacataggcatcccggacgaggtcgctagtgatctcggcagcagttttgtccacacagttacagtccttgcccaatgcctttaatacttgtaaatatgccctgctggactcgccgggctgttgcttcctcgacgcaagcatgagccgggcatgaactctgttcaccggttgatcatacagttccttcagtacctttatggctgcggtgtaagtggtctcatcctggatgttctcgtagactctcaaggacaccatagacagcaatgctgttagacgctggttatcctcctctacctgaatgaatctcaggaagttttcaaagttcagcagccagaacttaaaggctttgaaggctgtagctgactgtgggtcgatatcaagtttttctggccgagttaaacgctccatccctttcaaaaaaaattctttttgctaataaaattgtagagctcgtcgaaagaaccaaagacttgttgatccaaaccaaggcttttattagcaaaagaccggagctcttcacaggtggccgaccagtccggaatgatccgacctggctagccacacaaccctttaaggcccaaacaataggtgtggcttagctctcagccaatcgctgtaagcacagtctagatacagtaactatatacactatgtacattggtgatagatctgtactatcacaacagtGCATTCCGGATTTCAACCACCCTCCTTCTCAAATCTCCCAGAAATACCATTGGTCTCTCCTGAACCTATGCCCTGTGGTCGTAGACAGCTTTACCATGGGGAAAATGCTTCTTGCCATTTACCCTGCCGACCTTACCTTTGGGTAACTCTGCCAGTATCCCCTCCCTATCATCTCCATCACCATGTGATGGAATCATTCCTGGAAATTACAGCACATCAATGAAAGTGTCTCCACCATATTGTTTCAAAGCAGGAAAAGAGAACACTCCTTGATATCTTTACTGATAGATTTTGTTCTTCTAGCATTACTATAAACAGATTGCATTGCTGTTTGTGGGACCTTGCTGTGAATAAAAATGCCTAAGTTGATGGCGTTACTTCAAAACCATCTACATATTTAGTTTGTATCCCTCATTTTGTCACCAAGGTTGGTCAACTAAAAAAAGTAGTTGGTCTCAATGTTGAGAAACCAAGGTGCAAAAAGATTTAACGTCTGATGAAACTGTAGAACTCACATGTTTGTGTACTGATTGGCAAGGGCAGGAATGGTAATCTTGTACACAAAGAGTTGTCTTTGGTCTGGTCCGATTGCAGAATGGAGCTGGTAAACAGGCTGTCCCCAGCTATTTTTTTGACAAATATCTTCTAAGACCTGTGTTAAAACACAATTTAATTTTGAACACTCTTTTAGTTTCACAACCTCAACTTGCAAAAGGCTTGGAAATCTTTTGGAGCAACCCATAACTTCTCTTACCTGAGATGGATGTTTCATTCCTTGTGGTTTTAGGGTCACTGGATTGGTTGGTGTGAGCTCCATtccaggcaagaggtcataaagCTTTTCCTCTTGCCTTTTGTCCATTTTCACGTGGTAACCTGCATAACCACGTCCAACACCCGTATAAGCCAAATAACCTCGTCCTGCTATCCCTCTAACTCCTGCAGCCCCTACAGGTACATTCATGTAAATTTCTAGGAATGCAAGAAGGCATCAAACTGAATCACCAGAAATCACCTTGATTCTCGTTTTGAAATGAAGAGGCTAATCCTGATCACCGAACTTGTTGAAAGATGGCTTTCATGCACTGATTAATGCATTATAACAGTACATCAATGAGTATGGATTAAACATAGATCATAGACAATGAGGAGAACTCTTTGTgagtttctttaaaactgctaatTAATACATGGAAAGTGTTGCTTGGGTGAGGATCTTGAGTCATGTCCTTCTGCCACAGGGGGGTGTTATCGTAGACAGCTCATCAAGTCCATGTAACAAACAAATTGGTGGTGTATTTTCAGTCAGCTCATCTTTCAAAGTACAAGGTGAAGCATTTCTTTTAAACATGCATAGATtaaaatttgatttaattttgttatttatttattgaacATTAAACACTCAAAAGCAAAATGATGCaattcaaaatattttggtaTAATCTATAATTTCTTCATGGAGACCCTGTATCATGTCGAATCTGTGAAGAGGAATCAATTTGATTGATATCCTTTGAAAATAATGACCCAAAGAACTACTGGACTGTTGCAGGATGTATATCTCATACTTAAGCAGGTTCCTTGATAAGTCACCAGACAAGCTTCAACAGttagaattttcttttaaaatcagAAGATATTCTCAAAGGTAATTTTAAAGACAAATTGTTTTTAACTGGCAAGCAGAAATTCCAAACCACCCCATTAGAAATGATCAAAtgaattttatatttatataatatCAATAGATTAAAGATAAAGTATATTTCCATCAGTTTTCTGCACCATTGAAGCAATTTTAAGATATTTCTACATTGAAATTTCTTTGCCATTATTGATCATAATTATTTGCAAATTTGTATACATATTTTCATTTCTTAAATATTTGTTTCCTACATTTGACAAATGCACCTTTATGGAAGTGCAACAAAACAATGTTTTAACTAGTGTGCAAATAGTTCAGAGGCTTACTTGGCAATCGAGTAGAAAACTGGAAAACTATTGCATTTCCATAGTTTTTAGTGATCTGGTTTAATACTGCCTCGGTACACCAATAAACAGTGGCATGAGAAAAAAGTTGTAAGTTTCTATCTCATCCGGGCCCTAAATACAAATTCTTTCATAAGTGGAAAAGGGGCCAGTTTGATTTGCTCTCATCTTCCACTTTAAGTATATAGTGAAGTCTTTGCTATCATAGGGTTGAGCTGGATTCGCATCACACTCTCCTATGGGGACCCTTTCACTTCACGATCATTTACCTCAAAAAGTCTGATTCATATACAAAAATAGTCACCAAATTTGTACCTTTTATTCATCATTCTTCTGCTGTTTGTATGGTACATGCACAGCTACACGCTATTTCAACAACTGCCTGTCTTTCGGGACATTTCACACTTGAAAGTCAACGACTTAATTGTTAACTGTTGTGGCGTAACAGTTTTTCCTTGTTAACCCACTTCAACAAGGTTAGCATTTTATGTATTACATTTTATTGAATATCTTACTGCAATTTGATTTGTCTCTCCCTCTTCTAAAATAAAGGGTCACTGCTTTTCTTTTTGAAAAGGCAGAAATATTTCCTCAGGAATGCAAGACAATGGTGCAACCCAATCAGTTCTTTCACTCTGTTAGTATTTCTTTATTCTACTTTGTTGTCCGATGTCAAAATAAGAAGGGATTTCTGCCACCAATTTTCGAAAGCTGTGAGCAACTTATCAAGGAACCAGGCTCTAATTCTTAGAATGAAATGCTGACATTGTACTTGTGATTCCCACTCTAGTTATGGGTTAGAACTCCTGACAGAAAGGAGAGTTGAAAGATTTACCTCTCACGGATGGAGCCCGTATCATCCCCCGCCCACTTAGATGTCCTTTATTCGGAAATCGCAAATTGGGAATGGCAGCGTAAGTTTGGGGTGCATAGAAAACAGGAGCGCCAAGGTAGGTGGCTGCAGGATCATATACGTGTCCTAAAGTGTAGGTATATTCTCCTTGCAGCATTGCCCCTCGGCCCCCTGTCCCTCGGGTGTAACGCACATAACTGTCCTTATCCACGGGCTTGGCCAATGTGACCTCAATTGGAGATCCATCCAGTACCTTGAGGGGAATGTACAGACAACATGTGTGAGCATTGCTGTCTTCTAATTTGTTATTGACAGCATGTCTTAGTTATTAGTAATTCCAGCCATACCTTTCCATTCATTGCATTCATGGCATTAATTGCATCTTCTCGAGTTACAAAGTGAACAAATGCATAATCTCGAATTTTCTTGACTCTTTCCACTGTGCCTGAAATCAAAATATTAGAACACAATTGACATATATTTTAAAATCCTATCGAAACAAATTCCTGATCATTTAATTCCCCCATCTGGCTATAGGTGAGGACAGAacgactaaaattgtaaatgtaagctatgaattggttcattataactttattcaCCAGTTATAtataactcctgagaagttaaggaaatataagtttatttttcttctgatttagttttaggtgccataagcaagttagctctttcttgcactctacttggttatgtgaaacagGGAAaactttttggaatagaattaaggaacttttagaagttttatttaaatttaaaattttgcttgatcctacggtatttttattgggctatattaagaaattgagttgagAATTAAGATTAGATAAGTctaaaattgcttttttgagattggcattagctgtggctaGTAAATGTTCAGCAATTACTCGGTAAAATGAGACGGATTTGAGTTTTCAACGGTGGCATTCAGGAATGAGGTCTtgtataaattggaaaaaaaaatgtacaacttATATAATAATTATCCTTTCTTTGTCAAAGTTTGGAGCCGGTGTACGAgatatatgggtttgaatttgtaataggttctttccccccccaccccccccccccccacaatggcAATAGTTGAAGGTAGATATGTAAGTtgatctctttttcttttctttggggtagtttagaggagggttgggaggggtgggtgggttagggttggggggtGGAGGTTTATATGGGATACTTGTATTCTTATTGTATgacttattttgattaataaatataatttgcaaaaaaaaaaaattaattccccAATCTTTTATGCTATGATCAGCTAAACTGTGATTGAATTACACCAGATCTGGGTAGAAAAAACCCATGCCCAATGTTGTTGTTTGTGGCAAATATACAGTATAGAATTCATGTGCATGTTGCAATTAGTTCAGAACATGCTCGGACATGCATACTTGATCAAAACTTCACATTTTCAAATCTCGTATTGATGATGTAATTAAAGACTATAGCCATAGAAATAATTACAGTCACCAATACAATTATCCCAAAAGAATGGCCAAAAGGTTATCAGCTTGTCCATTGAGTTGGACCTGCTCTGTTACATGATCTTTAACCCTTCCCCACTCCAAACTTCAACCAGGTAATCTCCTGGGAGAGGGTAAAAACTCTGATAAATTCAAAATGTAACCAATCTTAGAGGAGAAAATTAAAATAGCCAATAGCATTAAAGTTTTAATGTCTAGGGCTGGATAAGAACAGGGCAATAGTTATGCTCCATTGTACAGAGCGTAATTTAGAATTCAACTGGAGGGCTGCATTTAGTTATGTGTATGACATCTCAGGAGATATACCGTTGCTTTCAAATTCATGTAATCCAGAATCAGCAGATGGATACTGCAGCGAAAAGGATTAGGTTTTGATGGTAAGATGAAAGAATGATCAAAGGTTTCATCAAGCCAGTTCAGAGAAAAGATTTGCTTTGATGAGTGAGCTCCCAACACGCGAGTGTAACATTAAAATTAGAACATTATAATTCAGGGTCAAATCATTAGGTGCCCTTGTATGAAAAAGATGATAGAAACCTGAACCTCTCTTCCTTAAACAGAGGAGTCCATTTAAAATGCAAAGGACAATATTGGTTTGTTTATTATGGCCATTAAGGTGAGTAGGTAATTTAGATCAACCATGATGAATGAGCAATCAGATTGAATGCGTCAGTGAACTCTTAtcctcctattacctcctgcctgtgggactgtgctcccccgccctccaccattttgtttgggcacctgcctacattttgctcattccttgatgaagggctttttaactttgctatgtaaagaacactgtttgacctgctgactttctccactgTTGTATTTTTGCTTCAATCAGTGTCtgaacaataatcaattcttgttCTATTGATCCCACCAATGAATATATTGCAATGATTATAAAACATTTTTggatagaaatgaatgtttgtaACATATAGTGAGAGTTGAATAAAAATAACTGAACTGTTATTATTATTTGACAGAAATATTCTACTTTTAAAATCAGACAAAATATTTCTCATTCACTGGCCTTACCTGGTTTGATGCAATTAAATTCTTTTTCAATCGTTTCTTCACTTGTTGGAAGCATAAGATTACGTACATATAAAATTTTGACTGATGACATTGTTTCTTCATCAACTTCAACCTCTGGCTCAGCCCAATCCACTGCTATTGGATGTCCCCACAACTGAATCCTTCCTAAATTGAAAAGGAAGTACTTAACTGTCATTTCCAAAACGCCCCATGTTATGTGAAAAATGAGCCCTCGGGACTGAACAATTGTGTACAATTACAGGGTTCTGTTGGTTCAATCATTTCTTGGTTATTATTGACAAAGTCATGACTCTTCACCTTGGAGATCCTCTGGTGAAATGAGTATACCCTCCTTCAAGATTAGACCTTCAGTGAGATGAATTGCTTAGCTTCTCAAAGACCCGGCACATATGTGCTAGACCTGAACTGTATTATTCTATGATTTCCCATAGATTTCAAGGACTAGCATTTGGTCCTGGTGGGCAGACAGAAGCAGAATATTTTCTGGTACATTTACAGCATCTGTATCAGGTTCATGCGACCAGAAAACGGGGCTCTCCTTGGACCTTGAAAGCAATTGATTGAGGAACTATTTGCACAGTAGCATGATGCCCTTAAGAATTTTCTGTATCTTCTATTTTCTGGCATTTGAAGTGGCTTGATTTTTGGAATAAGCCCTCTCCAGTTTTGCACCATGATCTGTCACATTCTAAGCTCCATCGGAGCCATTATGATTTACAAAGGGGAACTGATTTGGCACTGAAGCAAAACTCAAAACTGGATCTGGCTTGGGATGGGCTGTCAATTAAATCTCTGGCTCAGCTGTTTTTATGTCCACTCTTGGAATATCTGCCTGAACTAGATAAATAAGTGCAGTGGGGTATTAAAGGATCGTGCAAATGAAGTGTGGTGAGGTAGTGTGAAGAAGATGCTGCACATTTTCTGCTGCCAATGTATAGATAGCAACTATTGAAGCATTTCTAAGGCAGTTTCCCCATCCCTTGGCAGCTGGGTACCTGATCGCATTGTTCCATTGACCTCATAGTTACTATTCAGCAATGTATCCTGATATGTGTGCTTTACCTTTGAAGACTACAGTATGTACCTATAAATCCCAGGGAAGAGTGTTGGCAAACAATCATTTTGACTCATCAATAATCTTTTCAGGCTTTTAACaatattttacattaaaaaaaatagctttATAATAgctttggggtggcacggttggtgtagtggttattgCGTCACCTTTACAGTGCTGGGGGTTccaatcccacgctgcctgtatATTCTCCTCGTGTCTACTGGGGTTAtccctgagggctccggtttcctcccaccgctcgaaacgtactgggggtgaaggttaattgggtgcaaatttggTGGCTcagacacatgggctgaaatggcctgttaccgtgctctttgtctaaatattaaaatttaattatttcaCTATGTAAAACCTTACGATTATCTGCCACGCAGAATACAAATCTACATTCAAAGCAGAACATTGATTAAATTGTACTATTCTTTACCTGCCAATTGCTCCATGCAAAAAGGgggaaataaaatatttcaaaccTGGTAACAATTTCCGTCTTGCCATAGCCGCAGCTCGATGACTATCGTACTCCACAAAGGCGAAACCCCTGTTTTTGGTTTTGTCCGCTGCACTGGGGTAAACGATGACATCAACAACCCCCTCAGTAACCTTCTTCATTTCAGCTGAAATTTCATCCCTCTGTTTTGTTTTAGGAATCCCACCAACAAACAAGCGACAATTGTCCACACTTGCACACACCCCCAAGAGGCGGCCGTTTCTGTGGGGTAAATCGGAAACTTGCGTTTGTTCGGCTAAGTAAGCTTCTTTGGATCTTGTTTCATGGACATTCAACCCAACATACTTTAAGGAACAATGCAATTAGTTTCATTCCATATTTGGTTCTCCAGAGCCCCGCAAAATTTTCCTTTTTAGATGTGTATATAAATGAAAGTTG from Narcine bancroftii isolate sNarBan1 chromosome 10, sNarBan1.hap1, whole genome shotgun sequence encodes the following:
- the a1cf gene encoding APOBEC1 complementation factor isoform X5; the encoded protein is MESNQKNGDGLTGTLKEESLRTLIQRTGYSLVQENGQRKYGGPPPGWEGLPPERGCEIFIGKLPRDLYEDELVPVLEKIGKIYELRMMMDFNGNNRGYAFVLFTSRQEAKNAIKQLNNFEIRNGRLLGVCASVDNCRLFVGGIPKTKQRDEISAEMKKVTEGVVDVIVYPSAADKTKNRGFAFVEYDSHRAAAMARRKLLPGRIQLWGHPIAVDWAEPEVEVDEETMSSVKILYVRNLMLPTSEETIEKEFNCIKPGTVERVKKIRDYAFVHFVTREDAINAMNAMNGKVLDGSPIEVTLAKPVDKDSYVRYTRGTGGRGAMLQGEYTYTLGHVYDPAATYLGAPVFYAPQTYAAIPNLRFPNKGHLSGRGMIRAPSVREIYMNVPVGAAGVRGIAGRGYLAYTGVGRGYAGYHVKMDKRQEEKLYDLLPGMELTPTNPVTLKPQGMKHPSQVLEDICQKNSWGQPVYQLHSAIGPDQRQLFVYKITIPALANQYTNIQPFTPPKLCTVVEEAKSYAAEHVLQILGLQTEGTELPTAAFTGT